A genomic segment from Nicotiana tabacum cultivar K326 chromosome 7, ASM71507v2, whole genome shotgun sequence encodes:
- the LOC107822094 gene encoding F-box protein At1g10780-like codes for MDSLPDAIVQCILSNITNAKDVASSSCVSRRWKESIPYLNRLVFTRNVFDNLKKYSPDDIVGHMVSSIIRLEELVVYCPFTGSGLASWLSLAGPSLRRLELKMDDNLIEQNPGSRNPSKLDCISAATHLESLKLWGVNMTHCPKWDTFYRLRDLQIVGTVTDDSTLSTALRACPNLSNLLLLGCEGLKYVSIELPQLEVCNLDFNGLGNCSLYLNCPKIQHLEVQGCSWIRVLETRLLRNLSISNTSGRVNGVVFGKLVALESLEMRGVQWCWDAVNEMLRLSSEVKHLFMKVEFTGDSDSLQPFPEIDFVDFFNSHPKLTKFDIHGAMFAALCQRNSLKNVDYRFMIPCLEEVVVTVRSPLNAEQKMSTLESLINYGKKLRKMRIKILQMKSSHSSTDDFFEEICRFTRMNRRIVSIE; via the exons ATGGACTCTTTGCCTGATGCCATTGTCCAGTGCATCCTATCCAACATAACCAATGCAAAAGATGTGGCTTCTTCTTCTTGTGTATCAAGAAGGTGGAAGGAGTCAATTCCTTATCTCAATAGGCTTGTCTTCACTCGTAATGTTTTTGACAACCTTAAGAAGTACTCTCCTGATGACATTGTTGGGCACATGGTTTCATCAATTATTCGATTGGAAGAACTTGTTGTATACTGCCCGTTTACTGGTTCTGGCCTAGCATCGTGGCTTTCATTGGCAGGACCTTCTCTACGGAGGCTTGAGCTAAAGATGGACGACAACCTCATTGAGCAGAACCCGGGCTCCAGGAACCCCTCAAAGTTGGACTGTATCTCAGCAGCAACGCATTTGGAATCTTTGAAACTTTGGGGGGTGAATATGACACATTGCCCCAAATGGGACACTTTCTATAGGCTTAGAGATCTCCAAATAGTTGGTACAGTAACAGATGACTCTACCCTCTCTACTGCATTAAGGGCTTGCCCCAATTTGAGTAACCTGTTACTCCTTGGTTGTGAGGGACTGAAATATGTTTCTATTGAGCTTCCTCAGCTGGAGGTGTGCAACCTTGATTTCAATGGCTTAGGTAACTGCTCCCTCTATCTCAATTGTCCAAAAATTCAGCATCTTGAAGTGCAAGGCTGTAGTTGGATCAGAGTCCTTGAAACTCGGTTACTCAGAAACCTTTCCATTTCCAACACTTCAG GACGGGTTAACGGTGTAGTTTTTGGGAAGCTTGTGGCACTTGAGTCATTGGAGATGAGAGGAGTTCAATGGTGTTGGGACGCTGTAAATGAAATGCTTCGATTGTCAAGTGAAGTCAAGCATCTCTTCATGAAGGTGGAATTCACTGGAGATTCTGATTCCCTTCAGCCATTCCCAGAGATCGACTTCGTTGATTTCTTTAACAGCCACCCCAAGCTAACAAAATTTGACATCCATGGTGCCATGTTTGCTGCGCTTTGCCAGAGAAACAGTTTGAAAAAT GTGGACTACAGATTTATGATCCCTTGCCTTGAGGAGGTTGTAGTCACTGTAAGATCGCCACTGAATGCTGAACAGAAAATGAGTACACTAGAGTCATTAATCAACTATGGGAAGAAGCTGAGGAAGATGAGAATAAAAATTCTTCAGATGAAGAGCAGCCATAGCAGTACAGATGATTTTTTCGAGGAAATTTGCAGATTCACACGTATGAATCGCAGGATTGTTTCAATCGAATAA
- the LOC107822103 gene encoding transmembrane emp24 domain-containing protein p24delta3, with translation MMCDRANMRRWVLLSLPLMILVCLLRKGEAIWLTVPASGTKCVSEELHNNVVVLADYFAISDDHSNPIPTISVKVTSPFGNNLHHKENMTHGQFAFTTTEAGNYLACFWVDGHNPGGGSLTVNLDWKTGIAAKDWESVARKEKIEGIELELRKLEGAVEAIHENLIYLKSREAEMRSVSETTNTRVASFSIASLGVCILASVLQVLYLKRYFRKKKLI, from the exons ATGATGTGTGACAGAGCTAACATGCGCAGGTGGGTGTTACTATCACTGCCGTTGATGATACTCGTCTGTTTATTGCGGAAGGGAGAAGCAATATGGTTGACTGTGCCGGCTAGCGGAACAAAGTGTGTTTCCGAAGAACTTCACAATAACGTCGTCGTTTTGGCTGATTACTTTGCTATTTCCGATGATCATTCGAATCCCATCCCCACTATTTCCGTCAAG GTCACCTCACCATTTGGGAACAACCTTCATCACAAGGAGAACATGACACACGGTCAGTTTGCCTTCACAACAACTGAGGCTGGTAACTATCTAGCATGTTTTTGGGTTGATGGTCATAATCCAGGAGGTGGGAGCTTAACTGTTAACCTTGACTGGAAAACCGGAATTGCTGCCAAGGATTGGGAATCAGTTGCCAGAAAGGAGAAGATAGAG GGTATTGAACTTGAGTTGAGAAAGCTTGAGGGAGCTGTGGAGGCCATTCATGAAAATTTGATCTACTTAAAGAGCAG AGAAGCAGAGATGCGGTCGGTTAGTGAAACAACTAATACACGGGTGGCTAGCTTTAGTATCGCATCCTTAGGAGTCTGCATCTTGGCTTCGGTTTTACAAGTTTTGTATCTGAAGCGATATTTCCGAAAGAAGAAGCTAATTTAG